Proteins from a single region of Lujinxingia litoralis:
- a CDS encoding serine/threonine-protein kinase yields the protein MTPPQALSPGTLLASRYIIETRLGAGGYGEVYAARDNQAGGMVAVKILHHEAAANDPRAVERMRQEAEFLRAIDHPHIVRVFDVGVAVPYGEYLVMERVEGMGLDALIADQAPLPDTQVLRIGAQLLSALDAAHHMGILHRDLKPENILISTDPEGQEHVKLVDFGIAKASTSLNAETDEGVTLVKTRVNSFVGTSRYAAPEMIVGDPLEPSADLFCVGLVLYEALTGQGLIKGTTRAELMHELVFPRPFDLSAVPEIWRPWLDKALEKSPSRRFQTTQEALDALASQVGDIAPLVPALTSGVPQDDADAPTRSMEAPAAALFREDALPRAGAASPGEPLAEPAPSLDPLEIAETSQWESLDIDYDVLRARRQQAALASGPLRPASSEPSPRAPGRRAKFGALAFIAVAILTFLCVLALFFVLSSGGPR from the coding sequence ATGACTCCCCCTCAAGCTCTGAGTCCCGGCACCCTACTGGCGAGCCGTTACATCATCGAGACACGCCTCGGTGCCGGCGGTTATGGCGAGGTGTATGCCGCCCGCGACAACCAGGCCGGCGGCATGGTCGCCGTGAAGATCCTGCATCATGAGGCCGCGGCCAACGATCCGCGCGCCGTCGAACGGATGCGCCAGGAAGCCGAGTTTTTGCGCGCCATCGATCACCCGCACATCGTCCGGGTCTTCGATGTGGGCGTGGCGGTACCCTATGGGGAGTACCTGGTCATGGAACGCGTCGAGGGTATGGGCCTGGACGCGCTCATCGCCGACCAGGCCCCCCTGCCCGACACGCAGGTGCTGCGCATCGGCGCCCAGCTCTTAAGCGCGCTCGATGCGGCTCATCACATGGGCATTTTGCACCGCGACTTAAAGCCCGAAAACATCCTCATCAGCACCGATCCCGAGGGCCAGGAACACGTCAAACTGGTGGATTTCGGCATCGCTAAAGCGTCGACCTCGCTGAACGCGGAGACCGACGAGGGCGTCACGCTGGTCAAGACCCGCGTCAACAGCTTTGTGGGCACCTCCCGCTATGCCGCCCCCGAGATGATCGTGGGCGATCCCCTCGAGCCCAGCGCAGACCTCTTCTGCGTGGGGCTGGTGCTCTACGAAGCACTCACCGGCCAGGGCTTGATCAAGGGCACCACGCGCGCAGAACTGATGCACGAGCTGGTGTTCCCCCGCCCCTTCGACCTCTCAGCGGTCCCCGAAATCTGGCGCCCCTGGCTTGATAAGGCCCTGGAGAAATCCCCCTCCCGGCGTTTTCAAACGACGCAGGAAGCCCTCGACGCGCTGGCCAGCCAGGTGGGCGACATCGCGCCCCTGGTTCCTGCCCTGACATCGGGCGTGCCGCAGGACGACGCCGACGCCCCCACCCGCTCAATGGAGGCGCCGGCCGCCGCTCTCTTTCGCGAGGATGCACTCCCCCGGGCCGGCGCCGCTTCCCCTGGCGAGCCCCTGGCAGAGCCGGCCCCCTCACTCGACCCCCTGGAGATTGCCGAGACCAGCCAGTGGGAGTCGCTCGACATTGATTACGACGTACTGAGAGCCCGTCGCCAGCAAGCCGCGCTCGCCAGTGGACCGCTGCGCCCCGCATCCTCGGAGCCTTCTCCCCGAGCCCCCGGGCGACGCGCGAAGTTCGGCGCGCTCGCCTTTATTGCGGTGGCAATTCTGACCTTTTTATGTGTGCTCGCGCTCTTTTTCGTGCTGAGTTCGGGAGGCCCCCGGTGA
- a CDS encoding ATP-grasp domain-containing protein, with protein sequence MKLALISTNRNLYSTRRLWEAARKDGHDVRFLHPRRCTTGVDLKGTVLSTEGLRMEGFDAVVPRFGASQTRAGLVVLDLLQSRGVVTLNSSSAIERCRDKLRSIQHLALAGLPVPPTVSIYNSERLEEIVDTLGGVPVILKLISGSHGVGVIRCDTLETLRSTLETLWSLGEEVLLQRYIGESRGRDLRIFVVAGEVVGAMERSAAPGDFRANLHRGGTAQAIDLSDELRDIALGAAEALGLGMAGVDILLSAEGPLIIEVNASPGLEGIEGATGKNIARKIIRATLALTRT encoded by the coding sequence GTGAAGCTTGCGCTGATCTCGACCAATCGCAACCTCTACTCCACCCGACGCCTGTGGGAGGCCGCTCGTAAAGACGGTCACGATGTGCGCTTTCTGCATCCGCGCCGCTGCACCACCGGCGTCGATCTTAAAGGCACCGTGCTCAGCACCGAGGGCCTGCGCATGGAAGGCTTCGACGCGGTGGTCCCGCGCTTTGGCGCCTCCCAGACCCGCGCCGGGCTCGTAGTCCTGGATCTGCTGCAGTCGCGGGGCGTCGTAACGCTCAACTCCAGTTCGGCGATCGAGCGCTGCCGCGACAAACTCCGCTCCATCCAGCACCTGGCGCTGGCCGGCCTCCCGGTCCCACCGACGGTGAGCATCTACAACTCCGAGCGTCTGGAAGAGATCGTCGACACCCTGGGGGGCGTGCCGGTGATCTTAAAACTCATCAGCGGCTCTCATGGCGTGGGCGTGATCCGTTGCGACACCCTGGAGACGCTGCGCTCCACCCTGGAGACGCTCTGGTCACTGGGAGAAGAGGTGCTCCTGCAACGCTACATCGGTGAGAGCCGTGGTCGCGATCTTCGCATCTTTGTGGTGGCCGGCGAAGTGGTCGGCGCCATGGAGCGCAGCGCAGCGCCGGGCGACTTTCGGGCCAACCTGCACCGGGGAGGCACCGCTCAGGCCATTGACTTAAGTGACGAGCTGCGCGACATCGCCCTTGGTGCCGCCGAAGCCCTCGGGCTCGGGATGGCCGGCGTCGATATCCTGCTCAGCGCCGAAGGTCCGCTGATCATCGAGGTCAACGCCTCGCCAGGGCTCGAAGGCATCGAGGGCGCCACCGGCAAAAACATCGCTCGCAAGATCATCCGCGCGACCCTCGCGCTGACCCGCACCTGA
- a CDS encoding phage holin family protein yields MGILLSWLVLTIAVWVTALLLPGFRIKGFGSAIFVAALFGVLNFLLGWLFFTIFAIGTLGLAVLLAFITRWIINAIILKIVDGITDKVTIDSFGWALGAALVMSGAGSLAEWGLRAIGVG; encoded by the coding sequence ATGGGCATCTTACTCTCCTGGCTGGTCCTGACGATCGCGGTGTGGGTTACCGCGTTGCTCTTGCCCGGCTTTCGAATCAAAGGCTTTGGGAGCGCGATCTTTGTCGCGGCGCTCTTCGGTGTCCTCAACTTTTTGTTGGGGTGGCTCTTCTTCACGATCTTCGCCATCGGCACCCTGGGACTGGCGGTACTGCTGGCCTTTATCACCCGCTGGATCATCAACGCGATCATTCTAAAGATCGTCGACGGGATCACCGACAAGGTCACGATCGACAGCTTCGGCTGGGCGTTAGGGGCCGCGCTGGTCATGTCGGGCGCCGGCTCACTGGCAGAGTGGGGCCTGCGCGCCATCGGCGTGGGTTGA
- a CDS encoding DNA repair helicase XPB: MSYDPNNPLIVQSDRTVLLETANEKFEAARDALSIFAELVKSPEHIHTYRVSPLSLWNAAALGYEPEHIKGKLAEYSKYPLPSNLLADIDDFMSRYGRLKLVGEDDELFLESEDDALLEEISRQRTVKPYLLGRVSPTRFRVVKDQRGVIKHALIRVGYPVEDLAGYVEGEPLEVALRETTVGGKAFGLRDYQREAVGAFWAGGTVKGGSGAIVLPCGAGKTIVALGAMAAVQAQTLILTTNITALRQWRDEIIDKTDIDPELVGEYSGEVKEIKPITITTYQLLTYRRNKNSDFVHFEVFNQANWGLIVYDEVHLLPAPVFRAVANLQSRRRLGLTATLVREDGKEEEVFSLIGPKKYDVPWRVLEKKGFIATAECAEVRVEFEDDDLRMAYALAEQRQKYKIAATNPAKLKVLDTLLEKHRGEQTLIIGQYLDQLDQISERLDAPIITGRTPQPQREVLYEQFRKGEVPVLVVSKVANFAVDLPDASVAIQVSGTFGSRQEEAQRLGRVLRPKEGNNEAHFYSVVTRDTTEQEYANKRQLFLTEQGYRYTIETVGSAPE; encoded by the coding sequence ATGTCGTACGATCCGAATAATCCACTCATCGTTCAATCCGACCGCACCGTGCTTCTGGAGACGGCCAACGAGAAGTTCGAAGCGGCCCGTGACGCGCTTTCGATCTTCGCCGAGCTCGTCAAGTCGCCGGAGCATATTCACACCTACCGGGTGTCGCCGCTCTCGCTGTGGAACGCCGCCGCGCTGGGTTACGAGCCAGAGCATATTAAGGGGAAGTTGGCCGAGTACAGCAAGTACCCGTTGCCCTCGAACCTGTTGGCCGACATCGACGACTTCATGAGTCGCTACGGGCGGCTGAAGCTGGTGGGCGAAGACGATGAACTCTTTCTGGAGAGCGAGGACGATGCGCTTCTGGAAGAGATCAGTCGCCAGCGCACGGTCAAGCCCTATTTGCTGGGGCGCGTGAGTCCGACGCGTTTTCGGGTGGTCAAAGATCAGCGTGGCGTGATCAAGCACGCGCTGATCCGGGTGGGCTACCCGGTCGAAGACCTGGCGGGCTACGTGGAGGGCGAGCCGCTGGAAGTGGCGCTCCGCGAGACGACGGTGGGAGGCAAGGCCTTCGGGCTGCGCGACTATCAGCGCGAGGCGGTCGGGGCGTTCTGGGCCGGTGGTACGGTCAAAGGCGGCTCCGGGGCGATCGTGCTTCCCTGTGGCGCCGGCAAGACGATTGTGGCGCTGGGGGCGATGGCGGCGGTTCAGGCGCAGACGCTGATTCTGACGACGAACATCACGGCGTTGCGCCAGTGGCGTGATGAGATCATCGATAAGACCGACATCGATCCGGAGCTGGTCGGGGAGTATTCTGGCGAGGTTAAAGAGATCAAGCCCATCACGATCACGACCTACCAGCTGCTGACCTACCGTCGGAATAAGAATAGTGATTTTGTGCACTTCGAGGTGTTCAATCAGGCCAACTGGGGATTGATCGTCTACGATGAGGTTCACCTCTTGCCGGCGCCGGTGTTTCGGGCGGTGGCCAACCTGCAGAGCCGCCGCCGGCTGGGGCTGACCGCCACGCTGGTGCGCGAAGACGGCAAAGAGGAAGAGGTCTTCAGCCTGATCGGCCCCAAGAAGTACGATGTGCCCTGGCGGGTGCTCGAGAAGAAGGGCTTTATCGCCACGGCCGAGTGTGCCGAGGTGCGGGTGGAGTTTGAGGATGATGACCTGCGCATGGCGTACGCGCTGGCCGAGCAGCGTCAGAAGTACAAGATCGCCGCGACCAATCCGGCCAAGCTCAAGGTGCTCGATACGTTGCTGGAGAAGCACCGTGGCGAGCAGACCTTGATCATCGGGCAGTACCTCGATCAGCTCGATCAGATCAGCGAGCGCCTGGATGCCCCGATCATCACCGGGCGTACCCCGCAGCCCCAGCGCGAGGTGCTCTACGAGCAGTTCCGCAAGGGGGAGGTGCCGGTGCTGGTGGTGAGTAAGGTGGCCAACTTCGCCGTCGACCTGCCCGACGCCAGCGTGGCCATTCAGGTCTCCGGCACCTTTGGCAGTCGTCAGGAGGAGGCCCAGCGGCTGGGGCGAGTACTGAGGCCGAAAGAGGGCAACAACGAGGCCCATTTCTACTCGGTCGTCACCCGCGACACCACCGAGCAGGAGTACGCTAACAAGCGCCAGCTCTTTTTGACCGAGCAGGGCTACCGCTACACCATTGAGACCGTGGGATCGGCTCCGGAGTAA
- a CDS encoding metallophosphoesterase translates to MINPLKSIEVNRYRLWHPRVSPAQSGFRIAQISDIHLGRWVKPRHMAQVVDYVNRQAPHLVALTGDYVGYSRHDLMPAVEVLAGLNSPTYAVLGNHDHWTCTDTAHQAFSRFEIPLLTNENRLIESAMGPIEVVGVDDHVTKKSDVDQAFNALQGDAFCLVLNHVPSLAPELALRGANLILSGHTHGYQFNIPGLTHRIAHGMGARYHVGAYYLDGAYLYINRGLGSASWPWRIGAAPELTFFELAPGSRPRLELLTTETMGVNHR, encoded by the coding sequence ATGATCAACCCGCTGAAATCCATCGAGGTCAACCGCTACCGCCTCTGGCACCCCCGGGTAAGCCCGGCGCAGAGCGGGTTTCGGATCGCCCAGATCAGCGACATCCACCTGGGGCGCTGGGTCAAGCCCCGCCATATGGCCCAGGTCGTGGACTACGTAAACCGCCAGGCCCCCCACCTGGTCGCCCTCACCGGCGACTACGTCGGCTACAGCCGCCACGACCTGATGCCCGCCGTCGAGGTCCTGGCCGGCCTGAACTCCCCCACCTACGCGGTGCTGGGTAACCACGATCACTGGACCTGCACCGACACCGCCCACCAGGCCTTCTCGCGCTTTGAGATCCCGCTGCTCACCAATGAGAACCGCCTCATCGAGAGCGCGATGGGGCCGATTGAGGTGGTCGGGGTCGACGATCACGTCACCAAAAAATCCGACGTGGACCAGGCCTTCAACGCCCTGCAGGGAGACGCCTTCTGCCTGGTGCTTAACCACGTGCCCTCGCTGGCCCCGGAGCTGGCGCTACGCGGCGCCAACCTGATCTTGAGCGGGCACACCCACGGCTACCAGTTCAACATTCCCGGGCTCACCCATCGCATCGCTCACGGGATGGGCGCGCGCTATCACGTGGGGGCGTACTACCTGGACGGCGCCTACCTTTACATCAACCGCGGGCTGGGCTCGGCGTCATGGCCCTGGCGCATCGGGGCCGCCCCGGAGCTCACCTTCTTTGAGCTGGCCCCGGGCTCCCGACCGCGCCTGGAGCTGTTGACCACCGAGACGATGGGCGTCAACCACCGATGA
- a CDS encoding sporulation protein — MAKIKLSETLRFLGTRLNKITGSDLEFLLEVEEAQVRPGAVIHAQARVRSPESGERELTHVAISLRGQVQREGKWQDYDQRAEVAHNTALPGGHEFVIPIEVQIPEDAVLSEDGATWSLRAQAVVDRSVDPRAEALFEVIGG; from the coding sequence GTGGCAAAGATCAAACTCAGCGAGACGCTGCGCTTTCTGGGGACCCGGCTCAATAAGATCACGGGCAGTGACCTGGAGTTTTTGCTCGAAGTCGAGGAGGCCCAGGTGCGCCCCGGGGCAGTGATTCACGCCCAGGCCCGGGTGCGCTCGCCGGAGTCCGGGGAGCGCGAGCTCACGCATGTGGCCATCAGCCTGCGTGGTCAGGTTCAGCGCGAGGGGAAGTGGCAGGACTATGATCAGCGCGCCGAGGTTGCCCATAACACCGCGCTTCCCGGCGGCCATGAGTTCGTGATCCCGATCGAGGTGCAGATCCCCGAAGACGCCGTACTCAGCGAAGACGGCGCCACCTGGAGTCTGCGGGCTCAGGCGGTGGTCGACCGCAGCGTCGATCCGCGCGCCGAGGCCCTCTTTGAGGTCATCGGTGGTTGA
- a CDS encoding CTP synthase, giving the protein MPKHRTTKFVFITGGVLSSLGKGITAAGLGALMENRGLRVSFIKLDPYINVDPGTMNPFQHGEVFVTDDGAETDLDLGHYERFTTTRMTRANNFTTGQVYDSVISKERRGEYLGATVQVIPHITDEIKARVIDASEDCDLMFVEVGGTVGDIESLPFLEAIRQLGIELGRENAVFLHVTLVPYLPAADEVKTKPTQHSVKQLREIGIQPDFLVCRSDRDLPRDIKRKIALFCNVPTERVVTARDARSIYEIPVLLAEQGIDHELATALNIWSRGTDLTEWRKIVDRIHNPRHEVTVGIVGKYVDLTDSYKSLNEALFHAGIANEVRVNLKFIDSEDLEQLEAEHLLGDCDGILVPGGFGKRGTEGKIRAARYARENDVPYFGICLGMQLAVVEFARNVAGLKDANSAEFNPESSAPVIALMADQEAIKTKGATMRLGAYDCVLADDSRAARIYGNTLISERHRHRYEVNNAFRAPLEEAGLVFSGTSPDGVLVEMIEIPELRWFIGCQAHPEFKSRPGHAHPLFASYISACMDLMHARAGSDVQASAE; this is encoded by the coding sequence ATGCCCAAGCATCGCACTACGAAGTTTGTTTTTATTACCGGTGGCGTCCTCTCCAGCCTCGGCAAAGGCATCACCGCCGCGGGCCTGGGAGCGCTGATGGAGAACCGGGGCCTGCGCGTCAGCTTCATCAAGCTCGATCCTTACATCAACGTCGACCCCGGCACGATGAACCCCTTCCAGCATGGCGAGGTCTTTGTCACCGACGACGGCGCCGAGACCGACCTGGATCTGGGGCACTATGAGCGCTTCACCACCACGCGCATGACTCGCGCCAACAACTTCACCACCGGCCAGGTCTACGACTCGGTCATCAGCAAAGAGCGGCGCGGCGAGTACCTGGGAGCCACCGTCCAGGTCATCCCGCACATCACCGACGAGATCAAAGCCCGGGTGATCGATGCCTCCGAGGACTGCGATCTGATGTTTGTGGAGGTCGGCGGCACCGTGGGCGACATCGAATCGCTGCCATTTTTGGAGGCCATCCGCCAGCTGGGCATCGAGCTGGGACGGGAGAACGCGGTCTTTCTGCACGTGACCCTGGTCCCCTACCTCCCGGCGGCCGACGAGGTGAAGACCAAGCCCACCCAACACTCGGTCAAGCAGCTGCGTGAGATCGGCATCCAGCCCGACTTTTTGGTCTGCCGCTCCGACCGCGATCTGCCGCGGGACATCAAGCGCAAGATCGCGCTCTTCTGCAACGTGCCCACCGAGCGCGTGGTCACCGCCCGCGACGCCCGCTCGATCTACGAGATCCCGGTGCTCCTGGCCGAACAGGGCATCGATCACGAGCTGGCCACCGCGCTCAACATCTGGTCGCGCGGCACCGACCTGACCGAGTGGCGCAAGATCGTCGACCGCATCCACAACCCTCGCCATGAAGTTACCGTGGGCATCGTCGGCAAGTACGTCGACCTGACCGACAGCTACAAATCGCTCAACGAGGCGCTCTTCCACGCCGGCATCGCCAACGAGGTTCGGGTCAACCTGAAGTTCATCGACTCCGAAGATCTGGAGCAGCTGGAAGCCGAACATCTGCTGGGCGACTGCGACGGCATCCTGGTCCCGGGCGGCTTCGGCAAGCGCGGCACCGAGGGCAAGATCCGCGCGGCGCGCTACGCCCGCGAAAACGACGTGCCCTACTTCGGGATCTGCCTGGGGATGCAGCTGGCAGTGGTGGAGTTCGCCCGCAACGTCGCCGGCCTCAAAGACGCCAACAGCGCCGAGTTCAACCCGGAGAGCAGCGCGCCGGTCATCGCCCTGATGGCCGACCAGGAAGCGATCAAGACCAAGGGCGCCACCATGCGCCTGGGCGCCTACGACTGTGTGCTTGCCGACGATAGCCGGGCGGCCCGCATCTATGGCAACACCCTGATCAGCGAGCGTCACCGCCACCGCTACGAGGTGAACAACGCGTTTCGCGCCCCGCTGGAGGAGGCCGGCCTGGTGTTCAGCGGCACCTCCCCCGACGGCGTGCTCGTGGAGATGATCGAAATCCCCGAACTGCGCTGGTTCATCGGCTGCCAGGCGCACCCCGAGTTTAAGAGCCGCCCGGGCCACGCCCACCCCCTCTTCGCGAGCTACATCTCGGCCTGCATGGATCTGATGCACGCCCGCGCCGGCTCCGACGTTCAGGCCAGCGCCGAATAA
- a CDS encoding ChaN family lipoprotein yields the protein MLKRLGWEGVVVLMMVLLVQGACASPSGATRAPTPGTEAPGELLGPGIWEVATGRQLSEAELVAELSGARFVVAGESHDDDWHHEVQRRLYAGLSAQRPGQVALGVEMVEARFQSALDAYLEGSQDEAAMLEGVGWEERWGMDWEMYAPMWRTAREYAQPVVGLNAPRELVRRVGRGGLEALSEEERRGLPELDLSDAEYRAWLQAIFAAHGMGDDTQALDRFFAAQVLWDETMAARAVEVMLASPELAQMVLLVGRGHAERGFGIPPRIERRMTAAGEPAAVPVVIPVSAVGEEDAGQDEYRRLRYLQEKNIADFVWIEAGDA from the coding sequence GTGCTGAAGAGGCTCGGTTGGGAAGGTGTTGTGGTGCTGATGATGGTGCTCTTGGTGCAGGGAGCCTGTGCCTCGCCCTCGGGCGCGACCCGGGCGCCTACACCCGGCACCGAGGCCCCGGGAGAGCTGCTGGGGCCGGGCATCTGGGAGGTTGCCACCGGTCGGCAGCTCAGTGAGGCGGAGCTTGTGGCCGAGCTCTCCGGTGCGCGCTTTGTGGTGGCCGGGGAATCCCATGACGATGACTGGCACCATGAGGTTCAGCGCCGTCTCTACGCCGGCCTGAGCGCGCAGCGGCCGGGCCAGGTGGCGCTGGGAGTGGAGATGGTGGAGGCGCGCTTTCAGAGCGCGCTCGACGCCTATCTGGAGGGCTCCCAGGACGAGGCGGCGATGCTCGAAGGCGTCGGGTGGGAGGAGCGCTGGGGGATGGACTGGGAGATGTACGCCCCGATGTGGCGCACGGCCCGGGAGTACGCCCAGCCGGTGGTGGGGCTCAATGCCCCCCGCGAGCTGGTGCGCCGGGTGGGGCGAGGCGGGCTGGAGGCGCTCAGCGAGGAGGAGCGCCGGGGGCTGCCCGAGCTCGATTTGAGCGATGCGGAGTACCGGGCCTGGTTGCAGGCGATCTTTGCCGCACACGGGATGGGCGATGATACGCAGGCGCTCGATCGTTTTTTCGCCGCTCAGGTGCTCTGGGATGAGACGATGGCCGCGCGCGCCGTCGAGGTGATGCTCGCCAGCCCCGAACTTGCGCAGATGGTGCTTCTGGTGGGGCGCGGTCACGCCGAGCGCGGCTTTGGCATCCCCCCGCGCATTGAGCGGCGGATGACCGCGGCCGGCGAACCGGCGGCGGTCCCGGTGGTGATTCCGGTGAGCGCGGTCGGGGAGGAGGACGCCGGCCAGGACGAGTATCGTCGGCTGCGCTACCTTCAAGAAAAGAACATCGCCGACTTCGTCTGGATCGAAGCCGGCGATGCGTAA
- a CDS encoding thermonuclease family protein: protein MQLTALMRPGWAAVLAALCCALSACDALEQVGRLLELPAPTSSAPASSPVAPRRTPQAAELRKNGVVDGDTLRLVGFDESVRLLCLDTEEVLRGEELQRAQADWESYQRERKGQGRFTRSYGTFVGNQAKEWAREFFAGRDEVFVEYASEVHTRGFFGRHLGYVWVREPGGDWLNYNVEAVRAGWSPYATEYGRCDPYHEAFEEAQRQAQAAGRGIWKPGQRGYDDYPQRFEEWAPRARQIGLFRERLADHPHVVELGTDDAMGRLRQRTGERVVVFGAVDRYSPRGRPPKLYLSHRYREELMIQAPGPVKFGDMKKGDFEKREFVYVEGEVAMFRGDPIVVLDELSFIRSGDDPPKLAR from the coding sequence ATGCAACTCACCGCCTTGATGCGTCCCGGGTGGGCCGCCGTGCTCGCCGCGCTTTGTTGCGCGCTGAGTGCCTGTGATGCGCTGGAGCAGGTTGGCAGGCTGCTGGAGCTCCCCGCGCCAACGTCGTCGGCGCCGGCGAGCTCGCCAGTGGCGCCCCGGAGGACGCCGCAGGCCGCCGAGCTTCGGAAGAACGGGGTGGTTGATGGCGACACCCTGCGCCTGGTCGGTTTTGATGAGAGCGTACGTCTCTTGTGCCTGGACACCGAGGAGGTGCTCCGTGGCGAGGAGCTTCAGCGGGCCCAGGCTGACTGGGAGTCGTACCAGCGCGAGCGCAAGGGGCAGGGGCGTTTTACCCGCAGCTACGGCACCTTTGTGGGGAACCAGGCTAAGGAGTGGGCCCGAGAGTTCTTTGCGGGGCGCGACGAGGTCTTTGTCGAGTACGCCTCGGAGGTGCACACCCGGGGCTTTTTCGGGCGTCACCTGGGCTACGTCTGGGTGCGGGAGCCCGGGGGCGACTGGCTCAACTACAATGTGGAAGCGGTACGCGCCGGGTGGTCGCCTTACGCCACGGAGTACGGGCGCTGCGATCCTTATCACGAGGCCTTTGAGGAGGCTCAACGTCAGGCGCAGGCTGCCGGGCGAGGCATCTGGAAGCCGGGGCAACGCGGCTACGATGACTACCCGCAACGCTTTGAGGAGTGGGCTCCGCGGGCCCGCCAGATCGGGCTCTTTCGGGAGCGCCTGGCCGATCACCCCCACGTGGTCGAGCTGGGCACTGACGATGCCATGGGCCGGCTGCGCCAGCGTACGGGGGAGCGGGTGGTGGTCTTTGGGGCCGTCGATCGCTACTCGCCACGGGGACGTCCGCCTAAACTCTACCTCTCGCATCGCTACCGCGAGGAGCTGATGATCCAGGCTCCGGGACCGGTCAAATTCGGGGACATGAAAAAGGGCGACTTCGAGAAACGCGAGTTTGTCTACGTGGAGGGAGAAGTGGCGATGTTTCGCGGCGACCCGATCGTGGTGCTCGATGAGCTCAGTTTTATTCGTTCGGGCGATGACCCTCCGAAGCTCGCGCGCTGA